The proteins below are encoded in one region of Ricinus communis isolate WT05 ecotype wild-type chromosome 6, ASM1957865v1, whole genome shotgun sequence:
- the LOC125370458 gene encoding uncharacterized protein LOC125370458 — MPLPPYTCGATQIMADFYSMNKLMQFLMGLNDCRDNTRNQILVMDPLLSVNRVYSMLLRVEKLKEVHVNFNKNADAIGLLAKIQGNFKSVKKEGAGRNNFRRKEKERQTCEHCSMKGRTKEECFKLHGYPDWYKELKGQQRKTGGKAMVNMADSPLDLNSDDGQVEIASLV, encoded by the coding sequence ATGCCGTTACCACCCTACACTTGTGGAGCTACACAAATTATGGCCGATTTTTACTCAATGAACAAACTGATGCAGTTTCTTATGGGATTGAATGACTGCCGTGACAATACCAGAAACCAGATTCTAGTCATGGATCCATTGCTAAGTGTGAATCGAGTCTACTCTATGCTTCTCAGAGTAGAAAAACTAAAGGAAGTTCATGtgaatttcaataaaaatgcTGATGCAATAGGATTGCTTGCAAAGATTCAGGGTAATTTTAAATCTGTCAAGAAAGAGGGCGCAGGAAGAAACAACTTCAGGAGGAAGGAGAAGGAAAGACAAACTTGTGAGCATTGTAGTATGAAAGGGCGTACCAAGGAAGAATGTTTCAAGCTGCATGGATATCCAGATTGGTACAAAGAATTGAAGGGACAACAAAGGAAAACTGGTGGAAAAGCTATGGTTAATATGGCTGATTCACCATTGGATCTCAATTCTGATGACGGACAAGTGGAAATAGCTAGTCTTGTGTAA